In Opitutaceae bacterium TAV5, one genomic interval encodes:
- a CDS encoding N-terminal cleavage protein, translating to MNPRPQTNIVPHRLSGHAFTLIELLTVIAIIGILAAIIIPTVGKVRDSARSAQCLSNLRQMGLAARLYAEDNKGKLMPADYNFPRGLWKYTGRSDSRLPQISGDPPPDLKGTIFECPKVYSDKLTPRRSYGVNYCFGPDYVVETSAQSGKIVLLSRFEMQSRTLLFGDLGRGTSATSNLHPGSLNGRHNEKANVVYLDGHAAALTITEEIRADPPRITFWLGYER from the coding sequence ATGAATCCCCGTCCCCAAACCAACATCGTACCGCATCGCCTGTCGGGCCATGCCTTCACGCTCATCGAGCTTCTGACCGTCATCGCCATCATCGGTATCCTGGCCGCTATTATTATTCCCACGGTTGGCAAAGTCCGGGATTCTGCTCGTTCCGCACAATGCCTCAGCAACCTGCGTCAGATGGGACTCGCGGCGCGCCTTTATGCGGAGGACAACAAGGGGAAACTCATGCCCGCCGACTATAATTTCCCAAGAGGACTCTGGAAATACACAGGCCGGTCAGACAGCCGCCTTCCTCAAATTAGTGGCGATCCTCCGCCGGATCTTAAAGGGACTATCTTTGAATGTCCCAAAGTGTATTCCGACAAGCTGACTCCTCGCCGGAGTTACGGTGTGAATTATTGTTTTGGTCCCGACTACGTGGTCGAGACAAGTGCGCAGAGCGGAAAGATCGTTCTTCTGTCCCGTTTCGAAATGCAGTCACGAACCCTGCTTTTTGGCGATCTCGGCAGAGGCACAAGCGCGACAAGCAATCTCCATCCCGGCTCCCTGAATGGTCGTCACAACGAAAAGGCCAACGTCGTCTATCTCGATGGCCATGCTGCCGCCTTAACCATTACCGAGGAAATACGTGCAGATCCTCCGCGTATAACCTTCTGGCTCGGATACGAACGCTGA